The Streptomyces sp. NBC_01463 DNA window CCGGGCTCTCGGCGCGCGAGGCGGCGGAGAAGCACTACGACGAGGAGCTCGCCCACTACTCGACGCCGCAGGAGTGGTGGCGCGTCGCCGAACTCCCGGACGGCGAGCCGGCCGGCTTCGTGATCCCGGCCCGCAACAGCTACAACCCGATCATCGCGTACATCGGCGTGGTGCCCGCGCACCGCGGTCACGGCTACATCGACGAACTCCTCGCCGAGGGCACCCGGGTGCTCGCCGGGCAGGAGGGCGTGGAGCGCATCCGGGCCGCGACGGACCTCGGCAACGTGCCGATGGCGAAGTCCTTCGCGCGTCTGGGGTACGTCAACTTCGAGCGCGCCTTCGACATGGTGTGGGACGCCTGACGGAGCCGCCCCGCGTCAGCGCCCGCCGGCGCGCTGCGCCCGGATGACGTCGCGGTACCAGGCGTAGGAGTCCTTGGGCGTGCGGCGCAGCGTCTCGTAGTCGATGTGGACCAGGCCGAAGCGCTTGCTGACCCCCTCGGTCCACTCGACGTTGTCGGTGAGCGACCAGGTGAAGTAGCCGCGTACGTCGACGCCCGCGTCCATGGCCTGCCGCAGCGCCCGGAGGTGGCCGTCGAGGTAGGCGATCCTGCGGGTGTCCGCGGTGGGTTCGTCGACGGCGCAGCCGTTCTCGGTGATGTAGAGCGGGGGCAGCCGGTCGCCGTAGCGGTCGCGCAGCTGGACGAGGGTCTCGCGCAGCCCGTCGGGGACGACCGGCCAGCCGAAGTCGGTCGTCTCGTAGCCCTGGATCTCCCTTATCCCGAAGGGGAGTTCGGCGGGCATCCCGAACCCGGCGAAGCTGTCGGCGGCGTCGGCCCCGGGGGCGCCGACGAGTGTGGGGTTGTAGTAGTTGACCCCGTACCAGTCGAGCGGGGCCGAGATGGTCCGCAGGTCGTCCTCGACCGGGCCGGGCATCAGTGCGGCGAAGTTCTCGTCGGGGTAGCGGCCGGTGAGGAGCGGGTCGGCGAACAGCCAGTTGGTGAGGGTGTCGTACACCTCGGCGGCGAAGCGGTCCTCGTCGGACTCACCGGCGGTCCAGACCGGGGTGTGCGACAGCGCGATGCCGATGTTGCCGGCGCCGGCGGCCCGCAGCGCGCGCACGGCGAGACCGTGGGCCAGGAGCTGGTGGTGGGCGGCGGGCAGCGCGTCGAAGAGGAGGGCGCGGCCCGGCGCGTGCTCGCCGAGCGCGTAGCCGAGCATGGTCACTTCGGCGGGTTCGTTGAGGGTGATCCACATGGGTACGCGGTCGGCGAGCCGTTCCGCGACGATGCCCGCGTACTCGGCGAAGCGGTAGGCCGTGTCCCGGTTGAGCCAGCCGCCCGCCTCGTCCAGCGGGAGCGGGGTGTCCCAGTGGTAGAGGGTGGGGGCCGGGGTGATGCCGTGGGCGCAGAGTTCGTCGACGAGCCGGTCGTAGAAGTCGAGCCCCTGCGGGTTGACCGGTCCGCTGCCGCCGGGGACGACGCGGGGCCAGCTCACCGAGAACCGGAAGGCGTCGGCGCCGAGCCCGGCCAGCAGGGCGACGTCCTCGCGGTAGTGCCGGTGGAAGCCGGTGCCGCGGGTGGTGTCCGTGCCGTCCTTGATGCGCCCGGGCTGCGCGGCGAACGCGTCCCAGCCGGAGGGCCCCTTCCCGTCGGTGTCGGCGGCGCCCTCGGTCTGGAAGGCGGAGGCGGAGGCTCCCCAGAGGAAACCGGGCGGGAAGGGCGGCACGGTCATCTCGGCCTCCACAGCCGTAAGAGGGAGTGCGTAGGACAGAACCTGACAGGGGAATGATCAGGACCAGACCTTAATGGCCAGTAACGGGCTCGATCCAGTGTCGCGGGTCGAAGATCGCGCCTTCTGCCGACCATGGGCCGGTACACGGAGACGAGGGAGCGCCACATGTTGTTCGAGGTATGGGCACCGGATGCGGAATCGGCCGTGCTGCGGCTGTCGGGTGAGCCGCGGACCATGGAGCGTGATCCGGGCCGGGCGGGCTGGTGGACCGCGGAGGCCGACGCCGCGGACGGCGACCGTTACGGCTTCGCCCTCGACGGCGGACCGGTGCGCCCCGATCCGCGCTCCCGCCGCCAGCCGGACGGTCCGGACGGCGAGAGCGCGGTGGTCGACCACGGCGGGTACGCGTGGCGGAGCGACTGGACGGGGCGCGGTCTGCCGGGCGCCATCCTGTACGAGCTCCACATCGGTACGTACACCGCCGACGGCACCTTCGACGCGGCGGCGGCGCGGCTGGGGCACCTCGCCGAGCTGGGCGTCACCCATGTGTCGCTGATGCCCGTCTGCCCCTTCCCCGGCGTCCACGGCTGGGGGTACGAGGGGGTGTCGCTGTGGGCGGTGCACGAACCGTACGGCGGGCCGGAGGGGCTGAAGCGCTTCGTCGACGCGGCGCACGGGCTCGGGCTCGCCGTGGTCCTGGACGTGGTCCACAACCACCTGGGCCCGTCCGGCAATTACCTCCCCGCCTTCGGCCCGTACTTCACCGAGACCCACCACACGCCGTGGGGTGCGGCCGTCAATCTGGACGCGCCCGGCTCGGACGAGGTGCGGGCCTTCCTGCTGGGCAGCGCGCTCGCCTGGCTGCGCGACTACCGGCTGGACGGACTGCGGCTCGACGCGGTCCACGCCCTGGCCGACACCCGGGCGCTCACCTTCCTGGAGGAGCTGTCGACCGCGGCCGACGCGCTCTCGGCGGAGCTGGGCCGCCCGCTCTCCCTCATCGCCGAGTCCGATCTCTGCGACCCGCGCACGACCACTCCGCGCGAGTCCGGCGGCATCGGTCTGCACGCCCAGTGGAACGACGACTTCCACCACTGTCTGCACACCGCGCTGACCGGCGAGTCCCAGGGTTACTACGCGGACTTCGCGGCCGCCCCGCTGGCCGGTCTCGCCAAGACCATGACCAGCGCCTTCTTCCACGACGGCACGTACTCCAGCTTCCGGGGCCGTACGCACGGCCGGCCGGTCGACGTCACCCGCAGCGCCGCCCACCGCTTCGTCGGCTACGCCCAGACCCATGACCAGATCGGCAACCGGGCGCTCGGCGACCGGCTGGCCGGCTCCCTCTCCCCCGGTCTGCTGGCCTGTGCGGCGGCGCTCGTGCTGACCGGCCCGTTCACCCCGATGCTGTTCATGGGCGAGGAGTGGGGCGCACGGACCCCCTGGCAGTTCTTCACCGACCACACCGATCCGGAGCTCGCCGAGGCCGTCCGCACGGGCAGACGGCGGGAGTTCGGGGCGCACGGCTGGGCCGAGGAGGACATCCCGGACCCGCAGGACCCGGCCACCCGGGACCGTTCCTGTCTGGACTGGAGCGAGCCCGAGCGCGAACCGCACGCCCGTCTGCACGCCTGGTACCGCGAACTGATCGCCCTGCGCCACGCGCTGCCCGACCTCTGCGACCCGGATCTGGCGACGGTGCGGACGGCGTTCGACGACGGGGCACGCTGGCTGGCGTTCCGCCGGGGCGATCTGCGGGTCGCGGTCAACCTCGACGAGAAGCCGGCCACGATCCCGCTCGGCGGCGGCCGGCACCGCGGCGGCGGGGGCCGGGTGCTGGCCGCCTGGCTGCCCGTCGACCCGCCCGGTGCGGACGGGGCGCTGCATCTGCCGCCGGAGTCGTGCGTGGTGCTGGCCGACGACTGACCGCCCGCGCCCTCGCCCGCAAACCAGGTGCGGCCGGGAGCCGCCGTGGTGTGTCATCGGGGGATGGTGACGACGATGCCGGACGCGCCGGGAGCCGGCCGGCTGGCCGAGGCCGTGGGCGTGCTGCGGGAGTGGCAGGACGACGGGGCGCCGATGCAACTGCATCCGGGGGACCTGGGCTGGTTCTGGCGGGCCGGGCCGGAGGCGACCGCCGCGGCGGTCCGGACGTGGAGCGGGGACGGCCGGATCCTCGCCGTCGGGCTGCTGGACGGCCCCGGTCTCCTGCGGCTCACGATCGCGCCGGACGCCCGCCAGGACGAGGCACTGGCCCGGCAGTTGGTCGCGGACGCGACCGATCCGGCGCGCGGTGTGCTGCCCGCGGGGAGGGCGAACATCGAGGCGCCGGCGGATGCGCTGGTCCAGGAGCTGCTGGCCGGGGAGGGCTGGGGCACCGACGAGCCGTGGACGCCGCTGAGCCGCGACCTCACCGAGCCGGTGCGCGACCCGGGTGTGCGGATCGAGGTGACCGGGCCGGAGCGGGCCCACGTGTACACCGCGGTGCACCGGGCGGCCTTCGCCGGTTCGCGGTGCACGGACGAGAGCTGGCACGCGATGGCGGCCGGACTGCCGTACGCGGAGGCCAGGTCCCTGGTCGCGTACGACGGCCGGGGCGACGCGGTGGCGGCGGTGACGGTGTGGTCGGCGGGGCCGGGCAGGCCCGGGCTGCTCGAACCGATGGGCGTGCACCGGGACCACCGCCGCCGCGGCCACGGTGAGGCGATCACCGTCGCCGCGGCCGCCGCGCTCAGGGAACTGGGCTCGTCCAGCGCGCTCGTGTGCACCCCCACCGCCAACCCGGGCGCCGTCGCCACCTACGAGGCGGCGGGCTTCCGGCGGCGCCCCGAGGTCCGGGACCGCTGCCGGGAGGCGTAGGGGCGGGGGCGGTGCTACTCGACGATCGCCAGTTCGCGCGCGGTGGCGTTGAGGCGCCGGCCGCCGTCCTCGGTGACGGTCACGATGTCCTCGATCCGGACGCCGAAGCGGCCCGGCAGATAGATGCCGGGCTCCACGGAGAAGCACATGCCGGGCACGAGCGGCAGCTCCTCGCCCTCGATCATGTACGGGGGTTCGTGGGTGGTGACACCGATGCCGTGGCCGGTGCGGTGGATGAAGCGTTCCCCGTAGCCGAACTCGGTGATGACGGCGCGGGCCGCCCGGTCGATCTCCTGGCAGGCGACGCCGGGCCGCACGGCCTTGCAGCCCGCCTCCTGAGCCTCCCGCACGATGTCGTGGACCCGCTGTTCCTCGGGCGTGGGCTCGCCGACGTGGACCGTACGGGAGGTGTCGGAGCCGTAACCGTGCTTGAGGCCGCCGAAGTCGAGCACGACCATGTCGCCCCGCTCGATGGTGCGGTCACCCGCCTCGTGGTGCGGGTTGGCGCCGTTCGGTCCGGAGCCGACCACGGTGAAGTCGACCTGGGAGTGGCCGGACTCGGTGAGCAGCCGGGCCAGGTCGGCGGCCACGTCGGTCTCCCTGCGGCCGGCGAACCGGACCTTCAGGATCTCCTCGTACGTGGCGTCGGCGGCGGCCCCGGCGGCGGCGAGCCGGTCCAGCTCATGGCTGTCCTTGACGGCGCGCAGCATCGGCAGGACCTCGGTGAGCGAGGCGTACGAGGTGCCGGGCAACAGCTGCTGGAGGCCGAGCAGATGCATCGCCCAGGCGTTGTCGCTGATCCCGAACCGGCCCTTCGCGTCGAGCAGCGGCGCGGTGACGGCGTACGGGTCCTTGCCGTCGGTCCAGTCGCGCAGGGTCAGGGCGGGTGCCCCGACGGCCTTCTCCGCGTCGGCGGCCTCCAGCGTCGGCACGACCAGGACCGGGTCCTGACCGGCGGTCAGGACGAGGACCGTGAGGCGTTCGGTGATGGCGGTGGGCTGGTAGCCGGTCAGGTGGACGAGGTCGGGTCCCGGTGCGACCAGGACGCCCGCGAGTCCGGCGGCCGCGGCGCTCTCGGCGGCGCGCGTCATCCGGGCCCGGTAGTCGTCGGCGGTGAACGGCACGGGCTGGTTCGGGCTGGACATGCGGGACCTCCTGGCGGCGCGGAACGGCTCTCTGCATCCTGCCCGTCCGGGCTCCGGACCGCGAGTGGTCAGGACGGCGTGCCGTCCGCCGTCCGTACGACGAGGTCGGCGCGGTCGCGGCCCGGGGCGACGAGCCGCGCGTTGGCCTCGTCGGACCCCGCGACCCAGCGCTCCGCGAAGGCCCGCGGCTTTCCGTACCGCACATGGCGATCGACGAGCCGGCGGACGCGCACCTCGTCGTCGAGCTCCAGGAACCACGCCTCGTCCAGCAGTCCGCGCACCGGCGCCCACGGCCCCTCCCCGTACAGGAGGTAGTTTCCCTCGGTGACGACGAGCGGGACGTGTGGCGGTACGGGCACGGAGCCGGCGACCGGTTCCTCCAGGGACCTGTCGAAGGCGGGGGCGTAGACGACGGTCCCGGGTTCGGGGGTCCGCAGTCGCCGGAGCAGGGCCGCGTATCCGGCGGCGTCGAACGTGTCGGGCGCGCCCTTGCGGTCCGCCCGGCCGAGCCGCTCCAGTTCGGTCTGGGCCAGGTGGAAGCCGTCCATCGGGACGAGGACGGCGAGCGGTCCGAGCGCGTCGACGAGCTGCTGCGCCAGGGTCGACTTCCCGGCGCCGGGCGGCCCGGCGATACCGAGGATGCGGCGGTCCCCGGCAGCGGCGAGGCGGCGGGCGCGGGCCGTCAGGCCGGTGAGGTCCTTGGTGTCCATGCCGGATAGTGTCCCGCTACGGGCCCGGCGGCCTCCGGGCCGTACCCCTCCCCCGCCCGCCCCGAGCACCGAGGATCCCCCATGTCCCACATCGCCCTGGTCACCCTGGTCGTCCGCGAGTACGACGAGGCCCGTGACTTCTACACCGAGGCCCTCGGCTTCGAACTGGTCGAGGACACCGACCGGGGCGACGGCTCCCGCTGGGTCGTGGTGCGGCCGCGCGGCGGGCAGGGCACGGGTCTGCTGCTGGCCCGCGCCAAGGACGGCGCGCAGTCGGCGAGCGTCGGGGCGCAGACCGGCGGACGGGTCGGCTTCTTCCTGCACACCGAGGACTTCGCGGGCGACCACGCGCGCATGCTGGCGGCCGGGGTTCGGTTCCTGGAGGAGCCGCGGCACGAGGTCTACGGCTCGGTCGCGGTCTTCGAGGATCTCTACGGCAACCGCTGGGACCTGCTCCAGCCCGCGCCGACGGCGTAGCCCCGCACGACTCCGGCCCTTCCCGGGGGCCGTCGGACCTTGCCATGATCCGGCCATGCCGGCGAGCGGAACGTCCCCGGTGTACGTGGACGGCCGTCACCCTGTTCGGCGGCGGCGGGACGGGGGGTTCGCCCCGGAGACCCCGGTGGTGGACGCGGGGTCGTGAGCGCGGTGCGTCCAGGGGCTCAGCCCGCCCTGAGGACGTCGTCCCCCGCCGCCCCCGCCAGTGCCTCCAGCACCGGGGCGATCAGCGGATGCGCCTCCGCGCCGCGGCGCACGGCGGCGAAGACGCGGCGTGTCGGGGCGCTTCCCCGTACCGGCCGGACCACCACACCGGTCAGTGCCATCCCGCGCAGCGCGGACCGCGGGACGAGCGCCACCCCGGCGCCGGCGCCGGCCAGGGCGACCACCGCATGGAAGTCGTCCGACGAGTGTTCGAGGTTCGGGGCGAAGCCGGCGTACTCGCAGGCCAGCACGACCACGTCGTGGCACGGGTTGCCCGGGTAGGGGCCGATCCAGGCGTCCTTGGCGAGGTCGGCGACCGCGACCTGTTCCTGGTCCGCCAGCCGGTGTCCGACCGGGAGCACCGCGTCGAAGGGTTCCGAGTACAGCGCGACCCGGGTCAGCCGCCGGTCGTCCTCGCCCGGTGCGCCCCGGTACTCGACGGCGACCGCCACATCGGCCTGCCGGTCCAGGACCATCGGGACGCTGGCGTCGCCCTCGGCGTCCTGCACCCGGACCTTGATGCCGGGGGCGGTCCGGCCGAGGGCGGCGATCGCGGGGGCGAGGACCAGGCCGATGCCGGTGGCGAACGCGGCGACGGTGACCGTACCGGCGTCGCCCGCGCCGTAGGCGGCGAGCTCGGCCTCCGCCCGCTCCAGCTGGGCCAGGACCGCGTTGGTGTGGGTCAGCAGGATCTCTCCTGCGGGGGTGAGCCGGGCGCCGCGGGCGCCCCGCTCGACCAGCCGGTGTCCCGTCTCCTGCTCCAGCGCGGCGAGCTGCTGGGAGACGGCGGACGGGGTCAGATACAGCGCGGCGGCCGCGGCGGTCACCGTGCGGTGGTCCGCCACCGCCCGCAGGATGCGCAGCCGCCGTGCATCGATCATGTGCCCTATTGTCCCAGGTCGCGGAGGGCTCCCCCGTCGCGGCTACGCCTCCAGGGCCGCCCGCGCGTCGACGAACGCGTCGACCGCGCGGTTCACGTCCGCCGTGGAGTGGGCCGCGGAGAGCTGGACGCGGATGCGGGCCGCGCCCTGCGGGACGACCGGGTACGAGAACCCGATCACGTACACACCGCGCTCCAGGAGCAGCTCCGCCATCCGGCCTGCCTTCGCCGCGTCCCCGATCATCACGGGGGCGATGGCGTGGTCGCCGGGCAGGACATCGAAGCCTTCCTCGGTCATCCGGGTGCGGAAGAGCGCGGTGTTGGCGTTGAGCTGCTCGCGCAGGTCGCCCGCGGACTCCAGCAGGTCGATGACCTTCAGCGAGGCCGCCGCGATGACCGGGGCGAGCGAGTTGGAGAAGAGGTACGGGCGCGAGCGCTGGCGCAGCAGGGAGACGATCTCGGCGCGGGCGGCCACGTAACCGCCGGAGGCGCCGCCGAGCGCCTTGCCGAGCGTGCCGGTGATGATGTCGACGCGGTCCATCACGTCGTGCAGTTCGGGAGTGCCGCGGCCGCCGGGGCCGACGAAGCCGACCGCGTGCGAGTCGTCGACCATGACCATGGCGTCGTAGCGCTCGGCCAGGTCGCAGATCTCGCGCAGCGGGGCGACGTACCCGTCCATGGAGAACACGCCGTCGGTGACGACGAGCCGGCGCCGGGCCCCGGACGCCTCCTTGAGCTGCTTCTCCAGGTCGGCCATGTCGCGGTTGGCGTAGCGGAAGCGCTTGGCCTTGCACAGCCGGATGCCGTCGATGATCGAGGCGTGGTTGAGGGCGTCGGAGATGACCGCGTCCTCCGGGCCGAGGACGGTCTCGAAGACTCCGCCGTTGGCGTCGAAGCAGGACGAGTAGAGGATCGTGTCCTCCTGGCCCAGGAAGGAGGAGAGCCGCTGCTCCAGCTCCTTGTGGACCTCCTGGGTGCCGCAGATGAAACGGACCGAGGCCATGCCGTAGCCCCAGCGGTCCAGCGCCTCGTGCGCGGCGGCGATCACGTCGGGGTGGTCGGCCAGGCCCAGGTAGTTGTTGGCGCAGAAGTTCAGCACCTCGCCGGGGCGGCCACCGGCGGTGACGGCCACGGTCGCGGACTGCGGGGTGCCGATGACGCGCTCGGGCTTGTGCAGCCCGGCTGCCTCGATCTCTTCGAGGGTGGTGCGCATGTCGTCGCGTACGGAGTCGAACATGAGGGAATCTCCCGGCTGGGTGCGGAGGCGGTAGGAGGTCAGACGGTCCAGTCGAGGATGACCTTGCCGCCGCGTCCGCTCGCCGCGTCGTCGAAGGCCGCCTCGAAGTCGCGGTAGCCGTACCTGCCGGTGATCACGGGGGCGAGGTCGAGACCGCCCTCCAGCAGGACGGACATGGCGTACCAGGTCTCGTACATCTCGCGGCCGTAGATGCCCTTGATCGTGATCATGGAGGTGACGATCCGGGACCAGTCGACGGCGAACTCGTCGGACGGCAGTCCGAGCATCGCGATCCGGCCGCCGTGCGTCATGTTCGCGATCATGTCGCGCATCGCCTCGGGGCGGCCGGACATCTCCAGGCCGATGTCGAAGCCCTCGCGCAGGCCCAGCTTCTGCTGGCCGTCGGCGATGGTCTGCTCACCGACGTTGAGCGCGAGGCTGACGCCGACCTTGCGGGCCAGGTCGAGACGGGCCTCGCTGACGTCGGTGATCATGACGTTGCGGGCTCCGGCGTGCTTGGCGACGGCGGCGGCCATGATGCCGATCGGGCCTGCGCCGGTGATCAGGACGTCCTCGCCGACCAGCGGGAACGACAGTGCGGTGTGCACGGCGTTGCCGAACGGGTCGAAGATCGCGGCGACGTCCAGGTCCACGGGGACGCGGTGCACCCAGACGTTGGACGCGGGCAGCGCGACGTACTCGGCGAAGGCCCCGTCGCGGCCGACGCCGAGCCCCACGGTGGAGCGGCAGAGGTGACGGCGGCCGGCCAGACAGTTGCGGCACTTGCCGCACACCAGGTGGCCCTCGCCGCTGACCAGGTCGCCGACGGCGATGTCGACGACGTCCGCGCCGATCGCGGCGACCTCTCCGACGAACTCGTGGCCGAGGACGAGCGGCGTCTTCACGGCCTGCTGCGCCCAGCCGTCGTAGTTGCGGATGTGCAGGTCGGTGCCGCAGATGCCGGTGCGGAGCACCTTGATCAGCACGTCCGAGGGGCCGGTCTCCGGCTCGGGCACGTCCATCAGCCAGAGTCCCGGCTCGGCCTTCTGCTTCACGAGTGCCTTCACGGCTGCGGCTCCCTGTACCTGGTGCGGCGTTGATGTCCCCGGGCCGGGGGCATGCCAGAGGAAGCCTGCGGCCCGGGGAAGTATGAGAGGGACTGCGTGGCAGCGCGCTCGGCCGGCTGCCGCGCACCATCCTCCGCCGTCACGGAGAAATCTGCCGTACCCCGCGCCCCAGGTCCATCGAGGTTTTCTTAAGCGCGCCCGCAGCTTGGCTTCACGCCGTGCCGTACGGGCCCCGCGGGCGCCTGCTCCATCCGGGGGACGCGCCGGCCCGTCACCCCTTCCGCAGGAACTGCCTGAGGTGGCGGGTCAGCACGTCCGGCCGGTCCTCCGGGATCAGGGTGTAGCTGTCCGCGATCTCCACCAGTTCGCCCCGGGGCAGCAGTCCGGCCAGTCGGCGTCCGTGTTCCGGCGGCATGACCCGGTCCTCCGACGCCCAGGCGACGAGCGCCGGACGGTCGAAGGTGCGCAGGGCCTCCGCCCAGCGCAGCAGCTCGGCCTTCGGCGGCACGCCCAGGACGTACTTCCGCAGGTCCCGGCGGATCTCCCGGGAGGTCCACAGCGGCCGGAACCAGCCGTCCATCACCGCGTCGGGCACCGGCCGCTTGGTCATCCGGCCCCAGGTCATCGGCAGCCGCCGCACCGGCTTGAGCTTCAGCAGGGTGAAGGCCAGCTTCAGGCCGCCGGGCATCCGGGCGGAGGCGTAGAGATTGCTGCCGGGCAGTCCGGGCGGAAAGTTGTCGAAGGCCTCGCAGGAGGTGATGACCAGCTTGCCGATCCGCTGGTCGCGGCCGTCCGCGACCAGGGCCTGGGCGCCGCCCCAGTCGTTCATGACCAGGGTGACGTCGGTGAGACCGAGCGCTTCGAGGAACTCCGCGACCAGCCGTGCGACACCGAGGACCGACAGGTCCGCGTCCGGCCGCATCGGCCGGCGGTGGCCGCCGAGCGGCAGCGTCGGCACGATGCACCGGTGGCCGTCCCGCAGATCCGCGACGACGTGCCGCCACAGCGAGCCGTCCATCGCCACGCCGTGCAGCAGGACCACGACCGGCCCGTCACCGCCGGTGTCCTCGTACTCCACGACGCCCGCGGAAAGCTCCAACTCGGCCATTCGGTACTCCTCTTCGACGATCACACCGATGTGTACGGTCCCAGGAAACGGGCCCGTCCGCCGTCCACCCGGTAGAGAAAGATGCCGTCCTCGTACCGCACCTGGTGGAACGCGTAGAAGGACAGCCGCCGGGTGATGCCCCGGTAGTCGGTACGGAGGATGCGCGCGGCCATCCCGTCGCGCGCGGCGGCGTCGGGGTCAGCGGAGCGGCCGGCCCTCGCGATCAGGCCCACCGCGTCGTACGTCTCGGCGGCCCAGGTGGCGGGCGGCGAGCCGAACCGTTCGCGGTGTGCCGCGGTGAAGGCCTTCGCCGGCGCCAGGGCCGACGGGTCGGTGTACGCCTCGGCGAAGACCCAGCCCTCTGCGGCCCTGCCGGCGTCCCGGAGGAAGGCCGGGGTGAGGACGGGGCCGGTGGACAGGCCGGTTCCGGTGAAGCCGGCGGCGGCGAGGTCCTTGGCGCAGCGGGCGGCCCGGGCGGCGGACGTGCCGGCGTAGACGACCGCGCCGGCTCCGTCGGCGACCGCGGCCCGGGCTGCCGGGGCGAAGGTGCGGGCGGTGGCCGCGACGGTGTGCACGGTGATCGTGGTGCCCTTCAGGGTCTTCGGCAGCCGGTCCCGGATGGCCCAGCTGCCCTCCGGGTCCGCGAGGTCCTCGATGACGGCGAAGTGCTCGACGGGCTCGATGTACGCCAGGTGGCGGGTCACTCCCAGGGCCAGTGATACGTCGAACGGCCGCAGCACGAAGAGGGACTTGGCCGTCGACGTCTCCGCCGTGGTGGAGCCGGCCGCGACGACGACCTGGGCCAGACCGGCCTTCGCGTAGCGGCTGACGACGGCCTCGGTGGCGACGGGGCCGGTGGGGCCGATGACGGCGAGCATCCGGGGGTCGGCGGTGATCCGGTCGGCGACCCGGCTGGCGCGGGCGGCGTCACCCGCGTCGTCCTCGGTGTGCAGGACGAGCGTGAACGCCTTGTCCTTGCGGGCGTTGTGGTCGTCGACCGCGAGCAGGGCCCCTCGCTGGTGGGCGAGACCGACGGCCTTTCCCGGTCCTGTCAGGTCCGCGTGCAGGGCGATCCGGTACGCGGGAAGCGCCCGGGGGGCGGCTCCGGTGCCGCCGCCGCGGGCGGCCGTCACCCAGGCGGCGGCTCCCCCGCCGGCGAG harbors:
- a CDS encoding GH1 family beta-glucosidase: MTVPPFPPGFLWGASASAFQTEGAADTDGKGPSGWDAFAAQPGRIKDGTDTTRGTGFHRHYREDVALLAGLGADAFRFSVSWPRVVPGGSGPVNPQGLDFYDRLVDELCAHGITPAPTLYHWDTPLPLDEAGGWLNRDTAYRFAEYAGIVAERLADRVPMWITLNEPAEVTMLGYALGEHAPGRALLFDALPAAHHQLLAHGLAVRALRAAGAGNIGIALSHTPVWTAGESDEDRFAAEVYDTLTNWLFADPLLTGRYPDENFAALMPGPVEDDLRTISAPLDWYGVNYYNPTLVGAPGADAADSFAGFGMPAELPFGIREIQGYETTDFGWPVVPDGLRETLVQLRDRYGDRLPPLYITENGCAVDEPTADTRRIAYLDGHLRALRQAMDAGVDVRGYFTWSLTDNVEWTEGVSKRFGLVHIDYETLRRTPKDSYAWYRDVIRAQRAGGR
- the treZ gene encoding malto-oligosyltrehalose trehalohydrolase; this translates as MLFEVWAPDAESAVLRLSGEPRTMERDPGRAGWWTAEADAADGDRYGFALDGGPVRPDPRSRRQPDGPDGESAVVDHGGYAWRSDWTGRGLPGAILYELHIGTYTADGTFDAAAARLGHLAELGVTHVSLMPVCPFPGVHGWGYEGVSLWAVHEPYGGPEGLKRFVDAAHGLGLAVVLDVVHNHLGPSGNYLPAFGPYFTETHHTPWGAAVNLDAPGSDEVRAFLLGSALAWLRDYRLDGLRLDAVHALADTRALTFLEELSTAADALSAELGRPLSLIAESDLCDPRTTTPRESGGIGLHAQWNDDFHHCLHTALTGESQGYYADFAAAPLAGLAKTMTSAFFHDGTYSSFRGRTHGRPVDVTRSAAHRFVGYAQTHDQIGNRALGDRLAGSLSPGLLACAAALVLTGPFTPMLFMGEEWGARTPWQFFTDHTDPELAEAVRTGRRREFGAHGWAEEDIPDPQDPATRDRSCLDWSEPEREPHARLHAWYRELIALRHALPDLCDPDLATVRTAFDDGARWLAFRRGDLRVAVNLDEKPATIPLGGGRHRGGGGRVLAAWLPVDPPGADGALHLPPESCVVLADD
- a CDS encoding GNAT family N-acetyltransferase; translation: MVTTMPDAPGAGRLAEAVGVLREWQDDGAPMQLHPGDLGWFWRAGPEATAAAVRTWSGDGRILAVGLLDGPGLLRLTIAPDARQDEALARQLVADATDPARGVLPAGRANIEAPADALVQELLAGEGWGTDEPWTPLSRDLTEPVRDPGVRIEVTGPERAHVYTAVHRAAFAGSRCTDESWHAMAAGLPYAEARSLVAYDGRGDAVAAVTVWSAGPGRPGLLEPMGVHRDHRRRGHGEAITVAAAAALRELGSSSALVCTPTANPGAVATYEAAGFRRRPEVRDRCREA
- a CDS encoding aminopeptidase P family protein, with product MSSPNQPVPFTADDYRARMTRAAESAAAAGLAGVLVAPGPDLVHLTGYQPTAITERLTVLVLTAGQDPVLVVPTLEAADAEKAVGAPALTLRDWTDGKDPYAVTAPLLDAKGRFGISDNAWAMHLLGLQQLLPGTSYASLTEVLPMLRAVKDSHELDRLAAAGAAADATYEEILKVRFAGRRETDVAADLARLLTESGHSQVDFTVVGSGPNGANPHHEAGDRTIERGDMVVLDFGGLKHGYGSDTSRTVHVGEPTPEEQRVHDIVREAQEAGCKAVRPGVACQEIDRAARAVITEFGYGERFIHRTGHGIGVTTHEPPYMIEGEELPLVPGMCFSVEPGIYLPGRFGVRIEDIVTVTEDGGRRLNATARELAIVE
- a CDS encoding nucleoside/nucleotide kinase family protein yields the protein MDTKDLTGLTARARRLAAAGDRRILGIAGPPGAGKSTLAQQLVDALGPLAVLVPMDGFHLAQTELERLGRADRKGAPDTFDAAGYAALLRRLRTPEPGTVVYAPAFDRSLEEPVAGSVPVPPHVPLVVTEGNYLLYGEGPWAPVRGLLDEAWFLELDDEVRVRRLVDRHVRYGKPRAFAERWVAGSDEANARLVAPGRDRADLVVRTADGTPS
- a CDS encoding VOC family protein, translated to MSHIALVTLVVREYDEARDFYTEALGFELVEDTDRGDGSRWVVVRPRGGQGTGLLLARAKDGAQSASVGAQTGGRVGFFLHTEDFAGDHARMLAAGVRFLEEPRHEVYGSVAVFEDLYGNRWDLLQPAPTA
- a CDS encoding LysR family transcriptional regulator, whose amino-acid sequence is MIDARRLRILRAVADHRTVTAAAAALYLTPSAVSQQLAALEQETGHRLVERGARGARLTPAGEILLTHTNAVLAQLERAEAELAAYGAGDAGTVTVAAFATGIGLVLAPAIAALGRTAPGIKVRVQDAEGDASVPMVLDRQADVAVAVEYRGAPGEDDRRLTRVALYSEPFDAVLPVGHRLADQEQVAVADLAKDAWIGPYPGNPCHDVVVLACEYAGFAPNLEHSSDDFHAVVALAGAGAGVALVPRSALRGMALTGVVVRPVRGSAPTRRVFAAVRRGAEAHPLIAPVLEALAGAAGDDVLRAG
- a CDS encoding glycine C-acetyltransferase, with protein sequence MFDSVRDDMRTTLEEIEAAGLHKPERVIGTPQSATVAVTAGGRPGEVLNFCANNYLGLADHPDVIAAAHEALDRWGYGMASVRFICGTQEVHKELEQRLSSFLGQEDTILYSSCFDANGGVFETVLGPEDAVISDALNHASIIDGIRLCKAKRFRYANRDMADLEKQLKEASGARRRLVVTDGVFSMDGYVAPLREICDLAERYDAMVMVDDSHAVGFVGPGGRGTPELHDVMDRVDIITGTLGKALGGASGGYVAARAEIVSLLRQRSRPYLFSNSLAPVIAAASLKVIDLLESAGDLREQLNANTALFRTRMTEEGFDVLPGDHAIAPVMIGDAAKAGRMAELLLERGVYVIGFSYPVVPQGAARIRVQLSAAHSTADVNRAVDAFVDARAALEA